One stretch of Procambarus clarkii isolate CNS0578487 chromosome 35, FALCON_Pclarkii_2.0, whole genome shotgun sequence DNA includes these proteins:
- the LOC138371153 gene encoding uncharacterized protein, which yields MVASQDNKPEECSVCFNDYDDNRLRPRNLPCGHTFCSQCIDNAIKNGQLTCPSCRAEHAATAATQFPISYAVEALVRKLKNIQLTTEEVVPAKPSEGPARGISKTLHSLVQEQKSIISSLITSCEEDTSVVDMTTHGEEGKTQLQAMLGNLDTGNTAQEVFMTINEVDQCNMEVENWLKKCQELFPDVKTVHTSVKVPPLMFVSVMTVQETIREALEMTTTETGATGDPVHLGDSASSIMNKVQEITGEIPQKQLTVEDLRRMREPVKRLVEAGRVLAVQEDQDGRRSARITLQDGQLYLHPLLRQPTPAHAHTLQESEVVGVLDPSCTLAFLDLGWAGSTRGRVTIRLTPDTPLSRQFVLLCTGQRGHTYPNTKLLQVCDKGQPGECVEGGDYESNDGKGGAPLLPHLQGQYRRSGRAGAVWARCGLWSPMNFQFVITTRDRQDNGQWSYVFGDVVSGLDVVRAAVNHSDITQSNVMGLSHVIPRGTRLKMAIFNDSQDSRRLQILEAIHIRIE from the exons atggtggcaagtcag gataacaagccagaggaatgttcagtgtgttttaatGATTATGATGACAATCGGCTACGGCCTCGCAATCTGCCGTGTGgtcacacattctgctcccagtgtattgacaatgctatcaagaatggtcagctgacctgccccagctgccgtgctgagcacgctgccacagctgctactcagttcccaattagctATGCTGTGGAGGCTTTAGTTAGGAAACTTAAAAATATCCAGCTaacaactgaggaagtagtgccaGCAAAACCTTCTGAAGGTCCTGCCAGAGGCATCAGTAAGACGTTACATtccctggtgcaggagcagaagagcatcatcagcagcctcattactagctgtgaagag gataccagtgtggtggatatgacaacacatggagaggaagggaagactcagctgcaggccatgttggggaacCTCGACACGGGCAACACAGCACAGGAAGTATTCATGACCATCAATGAAGTTGACCAATGCAACATGGAGGTAGAAAATTGGCTCaagaagtgccaggaactcttcccagatgtcaagactgtccacactTCAGTGAAG gttccaccattaatgtttgtgtcggTAATGacagtgcaggagaccatcagggaggccctggagatgacgaccacagagacaggtgccacaggtgaccccgtacacctgggagactcagcctccagcatcatgaataaagttcaggaaatcactggagagatcccccagaaacaattaaca gttgaggacctccgcaggatgagggagcccgtcaagaggctggtggaggctggccgggtgttggccgtccaggaagaccaagatggccgccgctcagccaggataactctacaagacggacagctgtacctccacccactcctgcgtcagcccacgcccgcccacgcccacaccctccag gagagtgaggttgtgggcgtgctggacccctcctgcaccctggcgttccttgacctcgggtgggcggggtcaacaagagggcgggtcacaatccggctgacccctgacactccgctatccagacagtttgtgttgttgtgtacgggccagcggggccacacctaccccAACACCAAACTGTTGCAAGTGTGCGACAAGGGTCAGCCGGGGGAGTGTGTGGAGGgtggagactacgagagtaatgatggtaagggaggagccccactgctgcctcacctccaggggcagtaccggaGGTCAGGCCGGGCAGGAGCTGTGTGGGCCAGGTGTGGGCTGTGGAGTCCCATGAATTTCCAGTtcgtcatcaccaccagggaccgccaggaTAATGGCCAGTGGTCAtatgtcttcggtgatgtggtgagcggcctggatgtggtgagggcagcagtcaaccacagtgacattacgcag